A segment of the Capra hircus breed San Clemente chromosome 19, ASM170441v1, whole genome shotgun sequence genome:
CTTGGCTCTTACGCTGCCCGAGGGGCCAGGGCTCTCCTTGTACCATGTTGTAGGCGTGTTATGCTCGAGGTGCCTAAGCTTCATTTCAGGAGGTCAGACGCTTTCCCCAAGGACACAGCCTCAGCTGCAGAGTCAAGAGTCTGCACCCAGAGACGATGCTCCTCCCAGGGCGCCCCACTACCGGAGGATGGAGAGGGTGCCGGGGCCTGGAGCCCAGAGGAGTGCCCCATGGAGAAACAGAGCGGGTTCGTGCCCTGGCTCCCCTGGGCACATGTGTTACATGGCTTTGAGGAATCTCCTTCAGCTCGttgtcctcatctataaaatgggcaccCCACCCAGCCCAGTGATGCCTTGTGAGGCTTGCCTGAGATGCTGGCCGCAGTGCCAGACAGCCATGCTCAGGCAGAGTTTGGGGGCTGGGTGAACAAACGCTGGCCCGAGCAGGTCCCTTACCACCCCTGCTCCAGGTGCCGCCATGCAGCTATTGCCAAGTACTTCGGGGACTTGCCCCCTGCCTGCACCAAAGGCTGTGACTGCTGCCAGAACCCCGCAGGTGTGCGGAAGCAGCTGGACGCTTTGGAGCAGAGAAGCAGCTGGAACAAGACCTGCATTGGGCCCTCCCAAGGGAACGGCTATGACCCCGAGCTGTACGAAGGAGGCCGCAGGGGTTACGGGGGCTTTAGCAGGTAAGGGGCCATGAGGCCAGGGCCCCCCAACCCACTAGAAAGAGTCTGGCATTCTCTCCTTGGGGCCAAGGCCAGATCAGAAGTGATGCATGCCCCCGCCCCGAGGGCCACACTGGGGCCAGGACATCAGCGTTGCCCCCAAGCATCCAGGGCATCAGAGACATCACTGCCCTACCAGACGTGTGATGGGAGGGCAAAGCCCAGACCCAGGACGGCTCACGCCCAGCCTGTCGCCTAGGTATGACGAAGGGTCTGGAGGCAGCGGGGACGagggcagagatgaggcccagaAGCGGGAATGGAATCTCTTCTACCAGAAGCAGATGCGTCTGCGCAAGGTGAAGGGGGCAGGGTTCAGGTGGCTCTGGGTGGCCCCTGTTCACACCCTCTCAGCTCCTCGCTTATGCTAGACTCGGAGCTGTGTTGCTATGGGATAGGATGACTCACAGGACTTCATGTCATCTTCCAGGGCAAAGACCCCAAGACAGAAGAATTCATACCCCCAGGTCAGTACAGAAACGTCCCCTGGGCTGGTCCCAGGGTGTGGGTGGAGGATAGCTCGTTGGGGGGTCAGGGACCCGAGAGAGCAGGCAGTAGGGTGGAAGGACTCGCCTCTCCTCCCCGCAGATGAGGACTGTCCCCTGAGAGAGGCTGCCAGTAGGAAGATCCCCAGGCTCACTGTGAAGGTAGGAGGTGGGCAGCTCCTCACACCTGCCCTCAGGCTCCTCCCCCCACCTGGGACCTGTGTGACCACCTTCCTGCCCTGATGCAGGCCCGTGAGCACTGCCTGGGGCTCCTGGAGGAGGCGCTGAGCAGTAACCACCAGGCCGCAGGTTCCGCTGACGGGTGAGTGTTGTCAGCCCCCCCGGCTTGTTTGGGCGTGCGTGCtctgtccctcagtcgtgtccaactttctgcggccccatggaccgtatgtagcccaccaggttcctctctccatgggattctccaggcaggaatactggagtgggttgctgtttcgtcctccaggggatctccccgacccagggatcaaacccgcgttcctgtgtctcctgcattggcaggcaggttctctaccactgagccacctaggaagcccagtttATTTGGGCACCTCTCCCCAAACTGTGACTCATCTTCTTCCCAAGGGGGTGTGGGTCTTCACACAGCCCCACCGGGGGCAGGCTGGGCCATGACAGGCTGCCAGGAACTGCCGAAGGACAGTAAGCCACAGCGGCCCAGACAGTCCAGGCTGGAATCCCTGTGCTCAAGGCCATTCCCACCAGGCCCTGAAGCCATCTCCAGGGTCCCCTGCAGGAATCACAGGGCTGACCTCAGGCCTGACACCTTAATCCCATTGCTGCCCTCAGACTTGACCTCCAGGCCAAGGCAGTGGAGCTGGAACACGAGACATTCCGCAGTGCCAAGGTGGCCAACCTGTACAAGGCCAGCGTGCTGAAGAAGGTGGGCGCCAGGCAGGGGCCGGGGGGGGCGGCTCCCCACCCAGGGGGCCACTCATGTAGGGGGAAGCCCGGCTCCCCCCCTTCCCTGGCTGCAGGGATTTCTAGCCAGCCCTGTGGGGCTAGAACTTGTCCAGTGTCCAGTTGCCTGCAAGCGTGAGCCACAGAAGCCGCTCATGGGAAGCCTGGAGCTAGCGGGTGCCAGCCAGGGCGTTCCCCCCCTGCCCCAGGTGGCTGAGATCCACAGAGCCTCGAAGGAGGGGCAGCTATACTGTGTGGGAGGCAGCACCAGCAGCTGCAGCGCCCAGGCCGAGCCCCCGGAACCCACCGAGCACGACATCCTGCCTGCCTCCCAGGTATACTCGGTGAGTCTACCACGCCACCAGCGCCCCGGCCCCTCGCCCTTCATATTAGCACCGTCCTTGCTCCTCCTGGCATCACAGCCCTGACCCTTGCTCTCCCCTGCCCTGGAGCCCCCCAGCACCTCTCACCAGCCCAACACCCAAGCCTTGGCCTGCCCAGCCTTGCCTTCCCCGGCCCCCGCGGCCACACCTGGACCTGCCAGCGAGTGCTGGAGGGACCTGTGGTCAGCAGCCTCTTTCCTCCTTGCAGCTCAAGCCCAAGCGGGTGGGAGCTGGTTTCCCCAAAGGCTCCTGCCTGTTCCAGACGGCCACAGAGCTGATGGAGAAGACGTGGGTCCCGGAGCAAGAGCCCCGGCCTGAGCAGGGTGGTGAGCAGGGTGGTGAGCAGGGGGCCCCCAGCCAGCCCTGTGACCGCCAGGGTACGGAGTGCGCCGAGCCCCTCCCCGGGCTCCGAGGAGAGGCCCCCAGGAGCGATGCTGTTTGTCGGGGGCCCTCCCCCGAGGAGGAGAGAGGCCCTGCCCGGGGCAGCCCCACTGCCAAGGTCCGGGTCAATAAGAAGCAGCAGCTCCTGGCCGCCGCGGCACTCAAGGACTCTCAGAACATCACCCGGTTCTTCTGCCGAAGGACCAAGAGCccgcccccactcactgcagcccTAGGGGCAGATAGTGCCAGCCCCTCCCGAGATGGGGTGTGGAGATCCCTGACACTCCTGGAGAAGGGCTCAGGGCAGGAGGATGGAGCCGTGGGGCGTTTGGCTGCCCGCCCCGATACCAAGGAGTGCGCTGAGGAGGGGCCGAGGTGAGCATGTGGGCAGTCTTGGCATCCCCTTGGCTCCCTGGGCCTCTGCAGTGGGGCTGGCTCCTGCCACGGGCTTCGCGGGGCTGCCCGGGCTGAGGGGGTGGAGGCGACTGGACCCTGATGCCTGCTCCCCCTCCGGCCAGTGCCTGCCCGCTCAGAGACCAGAGGCCCCCCGAAGGCCAGCCCAGCCCCACagaggaggcacagagaggcaagCGGCCCAGACCCCAGCAGGTACCGAGAGGCACGAGGCTGCCATGCTGGAGCCTGCTTGGGGGCCCCGAGACAGTTGTCTCCACTGTCCACACCCCAGGGCAGATGGGCCGGGCCAGAGGGAGCCAGCGGACGCAGAGGCCCCGTCttccagaaggaaggaaggggcccAGAACAGGGGACCCCAGAGTGACCCTCCGCTGTGGCCCTGCCCAGGAGAACGCGGGGAGCCAGGCTCAGAAGAGGCCACGTCCCTCAGCCAAGGCCTCCATCCTAGCTGAGGCAAAGGGCAGCGTCTCAGCCAGCGACCAGAGGCCCCCTAGCCCCCAAGGCTCCTGCCAGCTCTCAGCACCCAGCATTTCCCTGAAGGAGGCTGCGAGTGTGGTGGTCAAGTGTCTGACCCCCTTCTACAAGGAGGGCAAGTTTGCATCCAAGGTATGGTAGGTGGATGGGCCCTGTTCTCCCCTGAGTCTGGAGCACTGGGGTGCAGACGGAGTGGGGGAAGCGTGAGTCCAGGACAAGAAAGGTGGAAGCCCGCGGCCCCCTCCAGGGTCTGCCTTGCCCTGGGTCCTGGCATGGGTGCTCCTggcttctccccaccctctctctccaGGAACTGTTTAAAGCCTTCGCCCGCCACCTCTCACACTCACTGACCCAGAACCTCTGTCCAGGAAGAAGCGGTGAGTGTGAGCGGCACCGGCCGGGAGGGACTTGTGGGGGCTCTGCCGGGAGGGGACTGGCCCTcacgccccctcccccccaaatcTAGTGAAGGAAGAGGCACAGGACGTCATCAAGCAGTTGTTCCGCGGCCGAGCCCGGTGCGAGAGTGAAGCCGACTGGCACGGCCTGTGTGGCCTGCAGAGATGACCGATGGGGCCCACGTTCCTGCCTGCCCCCCAGACTCCAGCGTGGCCCACCCCGGCCTCGCTCAGGACCAGGGAGGGTGGGCGGCCTGCTCCCAGGCTCTCCCCGCTTCCAGCCACACCTCACTTTGGAAATGGGCCTGGACACCTCCCAAAGCGCGGTCAGCCCACCTTTCTTTTTGCTCGCAAAGCCTGAGGCCCTCTTTCTCcttgcctgcctgccttcctggcCCTCGCAGTTGGGTTTTCTGGGCCAGATCCCCAGGTGAGAAAGGGGCATATGGTGTGGTGGCTGCCAgaggagcagaaagaaaacaGTTCCTCCACCTCTTAAAACACTTTAAACTCAGGGCGAGGCCCAGCAGGCCAAGGCCATGGAGCCAATTCAGGAGGAGCCCCTGCTGCCCTTGGTCCACCCCCACCGCCCTCTCCCCCCACGATGCCGCCTGCAGCCCAGCCCAGAGGCAGAGCTCATGCCAAGAAGGGCAGCAGCCCGTCCTGCCCCTGCTCAGCTCCTGGTCAGGAAGGCCGGGCGGGACATCAGCATTTACAGGAGAATAAAGTGTCCAGTTGGACACGCACGCGTGCAGCCCCGTTCTCTCAGGAGTTTTATTTCCTCAGCAGCCGCTCCTCCCAGGTCTGGGCACATGCTGATGTGGGGCCAGGGCCCAGGTGGACATCTCTCCCAGGCTGGGTGACCCCCCAGACACCCAAGCCGAGTTCCTGCAGTCCCCACCACAGGCCCACCCCAGAGCGAGGCTCGCAGAACTTCCCCATTTGAAGTCCCTGTAGCAGCCCCACTCTGGGCCATGCTGCAGTGGATTCCAGGACAGCCAGGTGCTGAAGTCCAAACCAGACTGGCCTCACCACACCCAGAGGAGATTGTCGAGGTGAGACATGGGCCGGGGAGGGGTCCCGTCTCCATCTCTGCCCCCGCCTTGGGTGCAGCACGGCCCCTAACTGGAAGGAGGGTTGCCGTCCAGCAGGAAGGTGATGGTGTCCTTCAGCTCCTGGGCCTGTGCAGGTGTGGCACATGAGGGCAGGGCTCCCCTGCCAGCCCCCGCCTTTGTCCCCCAGCCCCGCCATGCCAGAGCCCTGCGCAGCAGCCTGGGCCCAGGCGGCCGGGCACACCGGGCCTGGGTGAGGCACTTACCACCTTTTCAGGGCACGCGGAGGCCACCCACCTGTGGAAGCTCAAACCAGATGGTCTGGGGGTTGTCCGCTGAGCCGTAGTTGAGTTCCAGGCCAGGGGAGCCCTCTGGCTCCAGTGGGCTCAGCAGGTGGAGCCGCTGCAGGTCCCTCAGGGCAATGGAGCAGCACAGTTCCTGGGGGGCGGGGTCAGTGTCGGGGGGAGCCCAGTGCCCCGAGGGTGCCCAGGCCAGCACGGGGGCAGGAGCCCGGCCCACCTGGGAGCTGGGGTCCACGAGGACGAGGTGCTGGCGGTTCAGCCCCAGGAGGCCGGGGCTGGGCAGGGCCGGACTGCTCACTCGCTGCACCGGGTAGACCGTGAACCCGAAGAGCGGCAGCTCGCTCACGGCCTCTGCAGACGGAGAGCAGGGCTGGTGGGGAAGCTGCTTAGCCCCTCTACCCTTGCCCCTCCTTCCTGGgtgcccccttccccctccctggcCGCCCCCTGCCCCAGACCCACTGATGAAGCTGATCTGCGCTTCCTGGGAGCTGTATCCTTGTAGCTGCCTCAGTTCCcggcccatcaggctcttcaCGGTGGCCACGTTCATCTGCCATTGCTGCTGCCACTGCGGCTTCCTCGGCAAGTAAGCCAGGAGGTCTTGCCTAGGACACAGCCTGGTCAGGCGAGGCTGGGCAAACAGCTGGTGCTAAATCAATGAACCAGTGGCTACCGTGGGTGAGACCAGGGATCCAGACACATGGATGAGGTGTGGGCCCTGCCCTGGAGGAGTGTGGGGTAGGATGGGGGACAGGTGTACACAGCCCGCTGGGTTAGGGTCATGAAGGGCACCAGTGGCCTTGACTTTGGAGGAGGGGGTAAGGGGGTGACAGGCATGGGGGCTGCGTTCATGCTCACTCTGAGGGGGGCTCCTCCTTGTTCCTGCTGAGCTGCTGCAAGGCAGCCAATCTGGCAAGTCGGGTGTCTTCCTGGGGGCTGAGCCCCAGCTTCCCCTGCAGGTAGTCCCGCAGCACCTGAGCAGGACGGGGGCAGCAAGGGGGTTGCTCCTGAGCCTCAAGCCCACTGCTGGCACCCTCCCTTCTCCTTTGAGGGCAGGGATTCTTGGAGGGCCCCTGCCCAGTCAGCTGAGGCTGGTACTACTGTGCAAGGCAGACCTGGCTGTAGTGGGTGCTGATGTAGGTGGGATTGTCAAAGTGCAGCCGGGTCTCCCAGCCGAGCCGCCGGCTGTGCAGGCTCACGTCCGGACCCCCCAGCACACTGTTGAGGTACTCCTGGGGCCACAGGGGCCGCACCAGCTCACCTGCACCGAGAGTCCAGGTTCCCAACCTGAACAGGCTTACCAGGGCCAGCCCAAGCCCTGCCCACGGCCCGCCCAAGCCCCGCCCATGGCCCGGCCAGCCCCAAGCATGGGAACTGCCTCCCTCAAGGCCACAGCAGTGGAATCCACCCTGACCGTGCTTCCTCCCTAGGCCAGGTGGCTCACTGTCCCCTTTGATGAGGAAGAGGGCAAACTCCTGCACTTCCTGGGGGTCCGTGATGCCCATCTGCCTGCACAACTCCTCCAGCACCTCTGCTGCCACCTAGACATGTGGACAGAGCCGTGATGGGGGTGCTGGGGAAGGAACAGGactttgggggttgggggggttcCCAGATTTGAGACCCACGGCTTCCCCTGTCTCCCCGCCCCCTGCTGTGGCCCTGCACTCACCGTGAAAGTGCGGATATTGGTCTTGTAATCCACACCCCCAGGCAAATGAATTAGGACCAGGTGGACTACTTGTCCTTTCTGCCAGGACAAGCGCAGGGTCAGTCCACCCGTGAAAGAGGCCCCAGCTCCTGCCACCCACTGGGAATCCTGGAAAACTGCCCGGCCTGCACCCCCAGTACCAGGAAGGCCTGCATCTCGCCTGGGGAGGGCAGCCGCCGGCGACCCCCATACTTGACTGTGCGCTGGAGGTGCTCTTGGCTGCTCTGGGCCAGCTCTGCAGAGAGGAGCCAGGCCGGGCTGTGAGcatctccctgcccctccctgagcAGCCAAGACCCCAGCCCAGAAGCCCctccctgccagcaccttggTGAGGACCCCAGTCCTGCAGAAACTTGGTCACGTAGGGCATCAGCGTGTTTGACGGGGGGACGCAGCCCGTGAGGAGGCTGAGGAAGCGCCAGCCTCTCGTGCAGAGTTTCCTGCAGGGCAGAGAGCCTGGGCCTCAGGCTGGCCAGGCCGCGGTGCTGTGCTTTCCCTGAGaggcccacccctgccccccccacccccatcccccactcACGGCCGGGGGTGTCCTGTGACCTGCTTGATGGCCTGGCAGTAAACCTCGTCCCTGAGATCCTCCTTCTCCTGGCAGAGCTGTGGGGACAGGAGGGGCAAGGCGGTGGGGCTGGGATGGCGTGGAATCTGAGGTCAGAGAGATCCTGCTAATGGCCACGGGCAGGGGCCAGGTTGGGGTGACAGCGACAGTCCTCTTTCAGGCTTGGTCTCACTCGGCTCAACAGCATCTGTACCGCTGGCCATTCACCAAGTCACCAACTTCACCCGCTTCCAGGCTGAGCTGGGTCCTGTCCTCTTTCTCTGGTCCCTCTGTCCCAGTCATCTCAGCTGACTCCCCTCACCACCGGGACCTCTAGAGGCTGCAGTGACCTTGGGCCTCTGTCTGCACTCATGACACCCTGGGCCTGCCTCCAGCCCAGGCATCTCCCCTGAAGCCCAGACCCTCCACTTGAAGGCTGGGACTTCAGACTTCAACAGATTCCGCCACAGGCCAGCCCTGCTCCCTCACTCAGGCATCCTTGTGGGAGACCAGCCAGTGCCCTGACCAAAGCCTTGGTGTCATCCTTGGCCGCTCTCTCACACCCCACATGCATTTTATAGCAAACCCTTCCTGCTGCCTCTGGGCTTGAGCCAGCACCATGTCTAACCTAGGATCATGGCAGTAACCCTTCCCTTGCCCTTAAACTCCCAGAATCACAGACAATAGCCAGAGCAAACCCATGAATTGTAAGACACGTCTGTCTTTCAAACTCTCCAGTGCTTTCCCCAATCTTGAAAACTCAGACGTCCTGACAGTGGAGGGCAAGGCCTCCACACTCTGGACCCACCGCCCTTCCCGGTTCTCACTCCACTCCCCCTCACTCGCTGGCACcagtctccttcccctccccccccaacccccccgccACCCACTCACACGCATTGCCCTGAGGCACGCAGGCCTCACTCCCTGGCCTCCTTCAGGCCTCTGCTCCAGGATCACCTTGTCACCAAGCCTGCTGCACCACAGCAGTCCCgcccctgctctctctctctccaaggcACTCTTGGCCCCGGGCATGTTGCATGATGGTTTACCAACCGTCTCCTCTGTAACTAGGTTGTAAACTCTGTGGGGGCTTGACCAACTTGGCCCAGTTGTCCTGGGCCCAGCATGTAACAGCTGCTCGATGAACATTACTGGATGATTTGAACATGTAAAGGGGATGCCCTGGAGGCCCAGCAGGAAGATCGAGAGGGGCCCCCAGGGCTCACTGTCTCCCCTGCAGCTTCCGGCACATTCAGCCCGTGCTCACCTTCAGCAGCCCATAGAGGAGATCCAGCTCGTTCTTGCCCCGCGGCTTGGACAGGTCCCCCATAAACTGCATCAGAGCTGTGGGCAAGACAAGATGCATGGTGAGCCATGGCTGGTGCCATCGCTACATGGGGCCATCTCGTGCCTTGCTGTCAAGATGCATGGGAGCCAAGCGGGGTGGCAGTCCCAGCCTTACCAGTGAGACAAGGTTCAGGGATGCTGTGGGCCCCAGGGCTACGCAGAGCGCATAGTGAGCTGGACCCACCACTGCCTTCCAGCGCAGACCCCATACAAGCCACAACCCCTTGAGCATGAGTGGAAGTGGGGAGGGCCATGCGGCGCAGGAGCCACCAGTGCGCCTCCCTGAGAAGGCAAACTCAGGAAGGCGACTGGACTCCTAGGTCACAGGCACAGGGACCCAAGAGGCTGTGGCCACTCACCCTGGAAGCTCTCCACAGCTTGCCTGTTCGTGTCCTCGTCACTGAAGCTGATGAGCGATTTCTGGATGGGAGCCTGCAGCCAAAGAGGCTGGGCTGTAGGTCTGGGGCCGGCGGGGCAGGGCCAGAGGGCAGGTCCGCGGGCTTGGCTGCCCCCCACCGTCCCCTTTACCTTGCTGTACTGCACCAGGCTGGCCGTGGCCTTCTCAGCATCTCCACTGGTCTGGGCTGGCCTGAGGGGGGATGGGGGAGTACACCCCTGCTTGCtcagccctcccaccccccaatCCCAGGCCGGGTCTAGAGGGTACAGAAAGCCCTGGCTCGGGGGCTTCAAGCAGGGAGGCCCACTTCAGGGGGACTGAGGATGGGCTGgcgcggggtgggggcaggaagggCACTCACAGGGTCTGGGGTTTCCGGAAGTAGCGCAGGGCAAACTCCTGCATGGTGTAGTCAGAGTCCGTGGGCAGGGCCACATAGGCCACGGAGGGGGACAGGCTGGTGGCCGAGTTGTCACTGCGCGCCTGGCtccaggggtgggtggggaacttggaaacacaggagacctggtgcCACCTAAGGGTCCACTGGCCTGTCCCgaggccctgccccagcccccagccccgcccaccCCAAGAGGAGCAGGCAGAGCAGCTGCAGTGAGCACACCACCAGAAACCAGAAGGTCAAGagccatttattgagcatttttcaGGCGCCACCGTACTAGGTACCACGAGGGCCGCATGAGGGGCGGACAGCCCCGCCCTGGCCCACAGGGAGCTCAGTCTTGCTGCGGAGTGGCAGGGCAAGAAACCAGGAGCGGGCGGAGGGGCGGCACCAGGCCAAGCGCTGCCTGCCAGGCAGGGGGGTGGTCCTTGGCTGCCTGGGGCCACGGAGCCCTTTCCTTGGCTCCTACTGAGGCCTTGCCTTGGCCTCTCCCGTCTTCCTCACCTCCGATGCCCTATCCCACTCTCTGCGCTGCAGCTGACCCTTGTGCCCCTGGCTGCTCCTCTGCTCCGTCGAGAAGAAAGAGTCCGGAGCAGCTGCCGGCTGCACGACGTCAGCAGGGAAGAGTCCAGAGCGGCCGCCCGTGGAGCCGAACTGCCAGCCTAGAGACGCCCAAGGACAGAGACTCATCCACGCGCCACCCCGCACCGTGCCCACTGGAGGCGCCGCCTCATCTGCCTGCCACCCTGCTTGCCCCGCAGATACCTGGCTCCAGGGTGGCCACCGGCAGCAGCTTGATGAGGTCCCCACGTTGGAAGCTGAGGAGGCTGTGGTCATCGGTGATGTAGCTTCGCAGGGCGATGACATAGCCAGAGTCCTGCAGGTGGGCAGGCAGGTGAGGGGCCAGCCTGTTGTGACCCCTTCCTACCTGTCCCCCCTGCTCCCTTGCTGGCCTCACCCTCCACCCAGCGTCCCCGGCTCCAGGCGGCTCAAAGGAGCATGGCTGACAGCCCCGAGACCAGCCAAGGCACGCTGGGCAGCAGGCAGCAGTGGTGGAGGCCCCCAGCCAGCCCACACTTGCCTTCTTGAGCTCGCTCAGGAAGAGCTCGACCATGGCCTTGATGGCTCCCGCCCGAGCCGTGTGCAGCACCAGCTGTTCACTCCTCAGCGACAGCTCCAGGGTGGAGCCAGCCGGGCACTCCACGCCCAGCACCTCAGCAAAGCTGCACCCAGGGTGAGGGCATGAGCCAGGGGGCCGTCTCACcagcccacccccgcccccagccccagccctggcctcCGCTATACCTGTATGAGCAGAGAGTCTTCAGCTGGTCGGGGTGCAGGCTGGGGCCCTGGGTCATCTTGAGCAGTCTCAGCCCCCGGTGGGACACAGCCAGCAGCTGCACGTCGCTGCCGCTCTCGCCCTGCTCGGAAGGCGGTTGGGTCACAGCCCGGCTCCCAGCTCTAGGCCACCGTCCACCCAGCCCGCCCCAGCTCTCATCCTGCTCCCGAGGGATCCAGCTGGCACCCAGCCCGCTGCCATCCCCAGCCTCACTGACCGAGACAGGGAAGATGCGGGAGAAGTAATTGGCCCAGTTGTCCCTGGCGGCCACCACGATGCGCTTCTTGACACCGTCCTCAGCCATGTCCAGTGAGTCCAGGCCCACCTCCAGGTCTCCTGTGGCAGGAAGAGCCCCAGCCTGTCCCCAGGCTCCTTCACAGTGGGGACCCCAGGGTTTACTCCCTCCCTCTGGACAGGCCCAACCCCCGTCACCCagctctctgagcctcctgcagTCCCTGGACCCTACCCAGCAAGTCTTTCATCTTGCGCCTCTCGTCCTGGGAGATACGGATGCAGGACTCAGCAAAGGTGTCCCTCAGGATCTGGGGGGCAAGCCAGGCAGTCACCACCCGGTCCTGAGGCCTCAGCGCACCCCAGATGCAGCCATGCACAGAGGAAAAGCTGCAGAGCCCCGTGGGCGCGACACTGAGGGACGCAGGGGCTTCCAAGCTCAGGGCCGTGTCCACCCAGAGCTCCCACCTGCCCCCCCAGCTGCCTGCACTAGTCGAGCTGCTATTCCTCCTTCAGCTAAGCATTCCTGAAAGAACAgacctgggggaggaggggtgctGTAGAACTGGGGGGAGCAAACCCGAGCCTCTGGGAGCATCCACAGGCGGCAGGCAGGCGCCGGCAAGCACCTGCTTGTGCCTGGCCTGTGCTGGGTGCTGCATACGCTTCATTTTGAATCCTCGTTATGAGTCAAAAaggggtttccctgctggctcaaacagtaaagagtctgcctgcaatgcgggagacccgggttcgatttctgggttgggaagatcccccggaggagggcatggcaacccactccagtgttcttgccttggagaatcccatggacagcggagcctggcgggccatggagttacaaagaattggacaggactgagagactaacacacagaaGTCAAAAACGGTCCTCATTCAGAAGGATGTTGTGAGGAATAAATAAAGGAAGGCAGGGCTTGAAGCATGCCAGCGCCCCACGGTGGTAACCTGGCCAGGGGTGGGGAGCGCGGTCTGTCTGCACATACCCCTGTGGGGCGGGGTGCTCACCTgctcacagaggagcctgaggcagTAGGGGTGGCCGAAGTTCTCCCGGGGGTAGAACACCTGGATGGGGGCACAGGAGACCGAGAGTGGCCGGGGTGGTCCCACGCCAGCCTGGCTCCCACCCCACCTCGTCTCCTGGGCTCAGACAAAACCAGGCCAGGAGGTGGGCAGTAGGGAGCTGACGCTGGGGTCCCAGGCTGGCTCCTCCACAGCCtgtgccccgccccccacccagagCGGCTGGATTGAAGCCCACCCTGGTGCCCACCCTGGTGCCCACCTCCTTGCGCAGGAACAGCCTCCAGGGGGCGCTGGCGTAGGAGAAGCACACGCTGCCGGAGGGCGCGAGCAGCTGGGTGGAGACCCCCTCGTCCCCCATGGGCTCCACCAAGCCTGGCAGATGGAGGGGCCGAAGAGCATTGGGTGTGGACCTGCCTGGGGGCATGGGGTGATGAGGGCACAGGCAGAGAAGACCCTCCTCCCCAGAGCCCCGCACGCCCGGCCAGCTTCACCTCTGCCGCTTCCCTCCCACTCGCCGTCCCAACTCTCGCCTCCAGCTGTCCCAGATGTGCGTGGGGCCTCCCTAACCACATCAGCAGGGCCACTAAATTCCTGCCGGGGCCAATGCCCTGTGTGTGACAGTCCATCTGTGCCAGACAGGCCCCGGGGGTGCCCCGGCCCTGCCCCCCGCGGGAACGCGGAAGCTGGGGCTTCTCGCCCACGGCTCCAAAGTCCAGAAGCCCAAGCCGCTGACCTCGGCGCTGTGAGCTCGGAGAGGTCTTTGGAAATCCCCCCCCCACCGCGCCCCCCCAAAGCCCACCGCGCAGGAATGTGGGGTTTCTTACTGCGGGGCTCAGCTGGAGGGCTCGCTGGCTCCCAGGGCGGAGGCAGTGGAGGTGCTGGCGGAGGGGGCAGTTTCTGGGCAGTGGGTGGGTTCTGGCCAA
Coding sequences within it:
- the RECQL5 gene encoding ATP-dependent DNA helicase Q5, whose protein sequence is MSSHPSSPFDPERRVRSMLKKVFGFDSFKTPLQERAIMAVVKGDKDVFVCMPTGAGKSLCYQLPALLAKGITIVVSPLIALIQDQVDHLLALKVRVSSLNSKLSVQERKELLSDLEQEKPQTKLLYITPEMAASTSFQPTLNSLVSRQLLSYLVVDEAHCVSQWGHDFRPDYLRLGALRSRLADAPCVALTATATPQVREDVFAALHLKQPVAIFKTPCFRANLFYDVQFKELLPDPYGNLRDFCLKALGQKADKGLSGGGIIYCRTREACEQLAIELSYRGVNAKAYHAGLKAPERTLVQNEWMEEKVPVIVATISFGMGVDKANVRFVAHWNIAKSMAGYYQESGRAGRDGKPSWCRLYYSRSDRDQVSFLIRKEVAKLQEKRGNKASDKAAVLAFDALVAFCEESGCRHAAIAKYFGDLPPACTKGCDCCQNPAGVRKQLDALEQRSSWNKTCIGPSQGNGYDPELYEGGRRGYGGFSRYDEGSGGSGDEGRDEAQKREWNLFYQKQMRLRKGKDPKTEEFIPPDEDCPLREAASRKIPRLTVKAREHCLGLLEEALSSNHQAAGSADGLDLQAKAVELEHETFRSAKVANLYKASVLKKVAEIHRASKEGQLYCVGGSTSSCSAQAEPPEPTEHDILPASQVYSLKPKRVGAGFPKGSCLFQTATELMEKTWVPEQEPRPEQGGEQGGEQGAPSQPCDRQGTECAEPLPGLRGEAPRSDAVCRGPSPEEERGPARGSPTAKVRVNKKQQLLAAAALKDSQNITRFFCRRTKSPPPLTAALGADSASPSRDGVWRSLTLLEKGSGQEDGAVGRLAARPDTKECAEEGPSACPLRDQRPPEGQPSPTEEAQRGKRPRPQQENAGSQAQKRPRPSAKASILAEAKGSVSASDQRPPSPQGSCQLSAPSISLKEAASVVVKCLTPFYKEGKFASKELFKAFARHLSHSLTQNLCPGRSVKEEAQDVIKQLFRGRARCESEADWHGLCGLQR